AGGAGAATTTGCGGAATTGAACGGCTGGGAAGCGGAACCTGAAGCTTCCATCCTTTTAAAAGGCCTAGGCATTACAGAAGACCTGCATACGAAGAAGATGGCTGAATTGACCGGTGGCGACAAGGTTAAAGTGTTGCTTGCCCAAGCACTTTTCGGTAAACCGGATGTTCTATTACTGGATGAGCCTACCAACCACTTGGATTTGAAAGCGATCAAATGGCTGGAAGAATTCTTGATCAACTTTGAAAATACCGTTATCGTCGTTTCCCATGACCGGTACTTCCTTAACAAGGTTTGTACACATATCGCAGATCTTGACTTCGGTAAAATCAAAGTGTATATCGGGAACTATGACTTCTGGTATGAATCCAGTCAGCTTGCCCTTAAACTGACTCAAGATGCAAACAAGAAAAAAGAAGAAAAAATTAAAGAGCTGCAAAATTTCATCGCTCGATTCAGTGCCAATGCATCCAAATCGAGTCAGGCAACTTCCCGTAAGAAGTTATTGGATAAAATCAGTTTGGATGATATCCAGCCTTCATCACGCCGCTATCCTTATGTTGGTTTCACACCTGAGCGTGAAATCGGGAACGACCTGCTTCGCGTGGATGGAATTTCGAAAACGATCGATGGCATCAAAATACTGGATAATGTCAGCTTCACGATGAACAAAGGTGACAAGATTGCATTTGTCGGCAAAGATGAGATTGCCAAAACGACCATGTTCAAAATCTTGGCCGGAGAAATTGAACCGGATGGCGGATCTTTCAAGTGGGGCGTAACGACTTCACAGGCATACTTCCCTAAAGATAATGCCGAATTCTTTGAAGGCGTCGACTTGACTCTTGTCGATTGGCTTCGTCAATATTCCCCAAATGATCAAAGCGAAAGCTTCCTGCGCGGATTCCTTGGGAGAATGCTATTCTCTGGTGATGAAGTGACGAAAAAGGCTAGTGTTCTTTCAGGGGGCGAGAAAGTCCGCTGCATGCTTTCCAAAATGATGTTAAGCGGCTCCAACGTACTTATGCTTGATGAACCGACTAACCATCTGGACTTAGAGTCCATAACAGCATTGAACAACGGGTTGATCGCCTTTAAGGGATCAATGATTTTCTCTTCTCATGACCATCAGTTCATTCAAACTGTTGCGAACCGGATCATTGAACTTACACCTAAAGGCACGGTAGATAAGCAAGTCAGCTATGATGAGTATCTTGAAAATAGCCAATTGCAAAAACAAGTGGCTGAAATGTACAAGTAATGTTTTTAAAAGCAGCACATCCATAATTGGATGTGCTTTTTTCGTGATGCCTCCCCTTT
This genomic stretch from Peribacillus muralis harbors:
- a CDS encoding ABC-F family ATP-binding cassette domain-containing protein translates to MITVNNVGLRYGDRKLFEDVNIKFTPGNCYGLIGANGAGKSTFLKILSGEIEAQSGDVHMGPGERLAVLKQDHFAFEEEEVLKVVIMGHERLYQVMQEKDAIYMKENFTDEDGMKAAELEGEFAELNGWEAEPEASILLKGLGITEDLHTKKMAELTGGDKVKVLLAQALFGKPDVLLLDEPTNHLDLKAIKWLEEFLINFENTVIVVSHDRYFLNKVCTHIADLDFGKIKVYIGNYDFWYESSQLALKLTQDANKKKEEKIKELQNFIARFSANASKSSQATSRKKLLDKISLDDIQPSSRRYPYVGFTPEREIGNDLLRVDGISKTIDGIKILDNVSFTMNKGDKIAFVGKDEIAKTTMFKILAGEIEPDGGSFKWGVTTSQAYFPKDNAEFFEGVDLTLVDWLRQYSPNDQSESFLRGFLGRMLFSGDEVTKKASVLSGGEKVRCMLSKMMLSGSNVLMLDEPTNHLDLESITALNNGLIAFKGSMIFSSHDHQFIQTVANRIIELTPKGTVDKQVSYDEYLENSQLQKQVAEMYK